A single region of the Lactobacillus isalae genome encodes:
- a CDS encoding LBP_cg2779 family protein, with translation MSPEELSDAIIEFEVKNNVNDTALAFSSHLSVEKLHAMKSGEAKYTMEEAEQVLDYIQANS, from the coding sequence ATGAGTCCTGAAGAATTATCTGATGCAATTATCGAATTTGAAGTTAAGAATAATGTAAATGATACTGCACTTGCTTTTTCAAGTCACCTCTCAGTTGAAAAACTACATGCTATGAAGTCTGGTGAAGCTAAGTACACAATGGAAGAAGCTGAACAAGTTCTAGACTATATTCAAGCTAATTCTTAA
- the lepB gene encoding signal peptidase I gives MSKHKTEPAESFGHWLLQVFILAIVIFGLYIFVFRVLLANETITGPSMQPTFENNDRIIAVRHSKLSRGDIVILRAPDEPGALYIKRIIGVPGDSIKSKNDVMYINGKPIKEPYLTKYKKKLAKGQLYTNNFSLQQLYHVKRVPKNCYFVMGDHRNVSKDSRMIGFIKKQDIVGEVKLRYFPFDQIKWFK, from the coding sequence ATGTCAAAACATAAAACAGAACCGGCTGAATCTTTTGGTCACTGGCTCCTACAGGTATTTATTTTAGCAATTGTAATTTTCGGATTGTATATATTTGTATTTCGAGTCTTACTTGCTAATGAAACTATTACTGGACCATCAATGCAGCCAACCTTTGAAAATAATGATCGTATTATTGCAGTAAGGCATTCGAAACTGTCGCGTGGAGATATCGTAATTCTTCGTGCCCCGGATGAACCAGGTGCACTTTACATTAAAAGAATTATCGGAGTGCCTGGTGACAGCATCAAATCAAAAAATGATGTAATGTATATTAATGGGAAGCCAATTAAAGAGCCATACTTAACAAAATACAAGAAAAAGCTTGCTAAAGGTCAGTTATATACTAATAATTTTAGTCTTCAGCAACTTTATCATGTTAAACGGGTACCCAAGAATTGTTATTTTGTAATGGGTGATCATCGAAATGTTTCAAAAGATTCAAGAATGATTGGATTTATTAAGAAACAAGATATTGTTGGTGAAGTTAAATTACGGTATTTCCCATTTGACCAAATAAAATGGTTTAAATAG
- a CDS encoding SAM-dependent methyltransferase, whose product MKKYQIKLNNLDKELNYVPLHEQVNIINDTITELEKGKILQKAPNSLGFLPDSLDIMIDNVKSREKVQEANNLLNNFRSFLSREYGIWSLPNLETARLIKEQYHVQTSLEIMAGNAYWSKALNEVGVDAIASDSFSWAKSSTTGKIPIFETENMDALSAIKKHPDVDLILCSWAPNFGEDDLEILDLYRSLKHQPVLLFIGEKFGATNSTSFWCEAKTRTNKKINRSFQSFDFIHEEVFEVK is encoded by the coding sequence ATGAAAAAATATCAAATTAAGCTTAATAATTTAGATAAAGAATTAAATTATGTACCCCTCCATGAACAAGTTAATATAATTAATGATACGATTACAGAGCTAGAAAAAGGAAAGATTTTGCAAAAAGCACCAAATTCACTTGGCTTTTTACCTGATAGCTTGGATATAATGATAGATAATGTTAAAAGCAGAGAAAAGGTACAAGAAGCTAATAATTTACTTAATAACTTCCGCAGTTTTCTTTCAAGAGAATATGGAATTTGGTCTTTGCCAAATTTAGAAACGGCGAGGTTGATTAAAGAGCAATATCATGTACAGACTAGTTTAGAAATTATGGCTGGAAATGCTTATTGGTCAAAGGCTTTGAACGAAGTTGGAGTAGACGCAATTGCAAGTGATTCCTTTTCATGGGCAAAAAGCTCAACTACAGGTAAAATTCCAATTTTTGAAACTGAGAACATGGATGCTCTAAGTGCGATTAAGAAGCATCCTGATGTGGATTTAATCCTTTGCTCTTGGGCGCCTAATTTTGGAGAAGATGATTTAGAGATTTTAGATCTGTACCGCAGTCTTAAACATCAGCCAGTTTTACTTTTTATTGGTGAAAAGTTCGGAGCAACTAATTCTACTTCTTTTTGGTGTGAAGCAAAAACTAGAACTAATAAAAAAATCAATCGTAGTTTCCAAAGTTTCGATTTTATACACGAAGAGGTTTTTGAAGTAAAATAA
- a CDS encoding RsmB/NOP family class I SAM-dependent RNA methyltransferase, with translation MSLPVEFIEKYQNLLGEESSKFFAAIDGASKKGFRLNPLKNNYQKVHYSLDEPIEFTKDGYYGEVSGRDSEWTAGYVYSQDPSAMYPAVSLDVKPGEKVLDLCAAPGGKSTALASMLGDKGLLVANEISKSRAKDLRENLERWGATNVVVTNESPDRLAKKLPQFFDKILVDAPCSGEGMFRKDPDAMQYWSPEYVLTCQARQKEILIEAMKMLKPGGEILYSTCTYSPEEDEEIVAWLVENYNLKIEPIKLYPGMSVGRPEWTKSKLPELKDTIRLWFQDGVGEGQFVAHLKNTDQPQEAPLKVKKRKKKHQKKSTIARLNKDEIAVVLKVLENFVLPDSLENWQKLVLQSNGHVFVPAIDPQMLTELHVLNNGVELGLLKKKRFEPSHQLAEVLGQKQQTQLINLDNKADYEHYLHGETIKVDSKLRGFVLVAYQNHIFSFGKIGNDQILKNFYPKGLRK, from the coding sequence ATGTCATTACCAGTTGAATTTATTGAAAAATATCAAAACTTGCTTGGAGAAGAAAGTAGTAAATTCTTTGCAGCAATCGATGGTGCAAGTAAAAAGGGGTTTCGTTTAAATCCACTGAAGAATAATTATCAAAAGGTTCACTATAGTCTTGATGAACCGATTGAATTTACTAAAGATGGCTATTATGGCGAAGTTTCTGGACGTGACAGCGAATGGACTGCTGGTTATGTTTATTCGCAAGATCCTTCAGCAATGTATCCAGCAGTTTCACTCGATGTAAAACCTGGCGAAAAAGTCCTAGATTTATGTGCAGCCCCTGGTGGTAAGTCAACTGCATTAGCAAGTATGTTAGGAGATAAGGGACTTTTAGTAGCTAATGAAATTTCAAAAAGTAGGGCTAAAGATCTACGAGAGAATTTGGAGCGCTGGGGAGCTACAAACGTTGTTGTGACAAATGAAAGTCCAGATCGGTTAGCTAAAAAATTACCACAGTTTTTTGATAAGATTTTGGTAGATGCACCTTGCTCTGGTGAAGGGATGTTTAGAAAAGATCCAGACGCAATGCAATATTGGTCGCCGGAGTATGTATTAACTTGCCAAGCCAGACAAAAGGAAATTTTGATTGAAGCAATGAAGATGTTAAAGCCAGGTGGAGAAATACTTTATTCTACTTGTACTTACTCGCCAGAAGAAGACGAAGAAATAGTTGCTTGGTTAGTTGAAAATTATAATTTAAAAATTGAGCCGATCAAATTATATCCCGGAATGTCTGTGGGTAGGCCAGAATGGACAAAATCTAAATTACCTGAGCTAAAAGATACTATTAGGCTTTGGTTTCAAGATGGAGTGGGTGAAGGACAGTTTGTAGCTCACTTAAAAAATACTGATCAACCACAGGAAGCTCCTCTTAAAGTTAAAAAGAGAAAAAAGAAGCACCAGAAAAAGAGCACTATTGCTCGTTTAAATAAGGATGAAATTGCAGTAGTTTTAAAGGTATTAGAAAATTTCGTTTTACCAGATAGCTTAGAAAATTGGCAAAAGCTTGTTTTACAAAGTAATGGCCACGTTTTTGTGCCTGCTATTGATCCACAGATGTTAACTGAGCTTCATGTCTTAAATAATGGTGTTGAATTAGGCTTGCTCAAGAAAAAGCGATTTGAGCCTAGTCATCAGCTAGCTGAAGTTTTAGGTCAAAAACAGCAAACGCAGTTGATTAATTTGGACAATAAAGCTGACTATGAACATTATTTGCATGGCGAAACTATAAAAGTGGACAGTAAATTACGTGGTTTTGTTTTAGTTGCATACCAGAATCATATTTTCAGTTTTGGAAAAATTGGAAATGATCAAATTCTAAAAAATTTCTATCCTAAAGGATTGAGAAAGTAA
- a CDS encoding heavy metal-binding domain-containing protein produces the protein MSNQLLVTTTETIPNQKYEIIGEVFGVTTQSKNALRDLGAGLKSIVGGEIKAYTSMLVESRDKAINRLRKNAVEMGADAVVMMRFDSGSIAGDMQSVVAYGTAVKFID, from the coding sequence ATGTCAAATCAACTTCTAGTGACAACTACCGAAACCATTCCTAATCAAAAATACGAAATTATTGGTGAAGTTTTTGGTGTTACTACTCAGTCCAAGAATGCCCTTCGAGACTTGGGTGCTGGTTTAAAAAGTATTGTTGGTGGCGAAATTAAAGCCTATACTTCAATGTTAGTTGAATCAAGAGACAAAGCTATTAACCGTCTTCGTAAAAATGCCGTAGAGATGGGCGCTGATGCTGTAGTTATGATGCGTTTTGATTCAGGCTCTATCGCAGGCGATATGCAATCTGTCGTTGCTTACGGAACTGCCGTTAAATTTATTGACTAA
- a CDS encoding YdcF family protein, whose protein sequence is MLLSFSIVLVLFLLALGTFIWVLTHERRSLWSGMTLVWTIITFGLFTAVSLMIAAEVFPLTHQFVLIVFVIILMALMFFIFAFIATLIIMFIYNGIKILIREGNRWTNFLSLAMGIGIIFYLFLFPLVGRLTRDSFGTYLYLFVNLTIIYLIFIMMMYTLTSWINLINFKTKKLDYIVVLGAGLMGKKVTPLLAARINRGIEVYRNNPGSKIIMSGGQGPGEEIPEAVAMAKYAEEKGISKEDIIVEDKSKTTRQNLAFSHKLMKPNSRFAIVTNSYHVYRALVLAKRMGLDCTGYGAKTKWYFTLNAFVREFIAYLTITWRLQLSVVICIGLGVLGLALLRL, encoded by the coding sequence GTGCTCTTATCATTTTCAATTGTATTAGTTTTATTTTTACTAGCTTTGGGAACATTTATATGGGTTCTAACCCATGAAAGACGAAGCCTTTGGTCAGGAATGACATTAGTATGGACGATAATTACTTTTGGTCTCTTTACAGCGGTTAGTTTGATGATTGCTGCTGAAGTCTTTCCCCTTACGCATCAGTTTGTTCTAATTGTTTTCGTAATAATTTTGATGGCATTAATGTTTTTTATCTTTGCCTTTATTGCAACATTAATTATTATGTTTATTTACAATGGGATCAAAATTTTAATTCGAGAAGGTAATCGATGGACTAATTTTTTATCTTTGGCAATGGGGATTGGAATTATTTTTTATTTATTCCTATTTCCATTAGTGGGACGATTAACTCGCGATAGTTTTGGAACTTATCTTTATTTATTTGTTAATTTAACCATCATTTACTTGATTTTTATCATGATGATGTACACTTTAACTTCTTGGATTAATTTAATTAATTTCAAAACTAAGAAGCTAGACTATATTGTCGTTCTTGGAGCAGGGTTAATGGGTAAAAAGGTAACGCCATTACTTGCAGCAAGAATTAATCGCGGAATTGAGGTTTATCGTAATAATCCAGGATCGAAAATAATCATGTCAGGTGGACAAGGACCTGGAGAGGAGATTCCAGAAGCAGTTGCAATGGCAAAATACGCAGAAGAAAAAGGAATTTCTAAAGAGGATATTATTGTTGAAGATAAGTCGAAGACAACTAGACAAAATTTGGCTTTTTCACATAAATTAATGAAACCAAATTCGCGTTTTGCAATTGTAACAAATTCCTATCATGTATATCGTGCATTGGTCCTCGCTAAAAGAATGGGCTTAGATTGTACTGGCTACGGAGCCAAAACTAAGTGGTACTTTACTTTAAATGCATTTGTGCGTGAATTCATTGCATATCTAACAATTACTTGGCGCCTTCAATTAAGCGTAGTGATATGTATTGGTTTAGGAGTTTTAGGATTAGCATTATTGAGGCTGTAA
- a CDS encoding Cof-type HAD-IIB family hydrolase, which translates to MEKIKIISIDVDGTLLNSKKKLTQKVKNAILKAKNAGIKIVIATGRPLSGAKQILEELGLDNQNDQYVVCFGGGVVETTSGEVLFEKKLTYDNYLDLETIALKLGLHFHASAPDRIYTADRDIGDYTLYEANLVNLGISYRTPEEMKNIPIIKCMYVDEQKLLDKKIADHTPFSHLDNEITFTKTAPFYYEANPKGVSKGNALEFLCKRLNLSSKNLMAIGDEENDLSMIKYAGTGVAMGNAVLAVKNAAQMITKDCDHDGVAEAIEKIL; encoded by the coding sequence ATGGAAAAGATAAAAATAATTTCAATCGACGTTGATGGAACATTGTTAAATTCCAAAAAGAAGTTAACGCAAAAGGTAAAAAATGCAATTTTGAAAGCTAAAAATGCCGGAATAAAAATTGTTATTGCTACCGGGAGACCATTAAGTGGTGCAAAGCAAATCCTTGAAGAGTTGGGCTTAGATAATCAAAATGATCAATATGTTGTTTGTTTTGGTGGTGGCGTGGTTGAAACAACTTCTGGAGAAGTATTATTTGAAAAGAAATTAACTTATGATAATTATTTGGATTTAGAGACAATTGCCTTAAAATTAGGTTTGCATTTTCATGCATCAGCTCCAGATCGAATTTATACAGCAGATCGTGATATTGGCGATTATACTTTGTATGAGGCTAATTTAGTGAATTTAGGAATTTCTTATCGAACTCCAGAGGAAATGAAAAATATTCCAATTATTAAATGCATGTATGTAGACGAGCAAAAATTGTTAGATAAGAAAATTGCAGACCATACTCCGTTTTCTCATCTTGATAATGAAATTACCTTTACTAAAACTGCACCATTTTATTATGAAGCTAATCCAAAAGGGGTCTCAAAAGGAAATGCTTTGGAGTTTTTATGTAAAAGATTAAATTTAAGTAGTAAAAATTTAATGGCTATTGGTGACGAGGAAAACGATTTAAGTATGATCAAATATGCAGGAACTGGGGTAGCTATGGGAAATGCCGTGCTAGCTGTTAAGAATGCAGCTCAAATGATTACTAAAGATTGTGATCATGATGGAGTTGCAGAAGCAATTGAAAAAATTCTGTAG
- a CDS encoding Mbeg1-like protein has product MDTNNILSYIKWRGDISLSARPFDEVDALVIATFSYIHLDGIVSDSDKEVSIKEVAKKYFNSSNQNLDHYKYQDLLKLMANSVRFGDAKLSYFADVLTDRIQFSAVKISLDNDTNYISFRGTDDSLVGWKEDFEISFRTTGAQKYALKYLTNILKTTKQVYSLAGHSKGGNLAEYAAVNLPDNLKEQIKTIYTFDSPGLSTQVDGVTDKLKRYVPEFSIIGRLFEPENITPTILVSDRPKLAQHDPMSWEVSGSHFITRAHRNPTSKIYNQIINQWIGEANLQEREALTNDLFNAFAASGATKITELNKNGFGGFGAILFSLADSSRRTRFVLGSLWETIWRSIKATHLEKLFITPNSIIGWVLIILGIVDLMTPDYAYRAFGVLVAIFCVGWSGYHIIEAANSHLLPKPKRFFIITYLIVFALAVAIISNNRLLTFLAHYVLGIFLIGFAYVRLRNVIVKNKKNGIFRNIIDTLESLIAFAAGIIVIVNPNYFSRQAVIILGILLIVYGLFQLIMELFKQRRLKMPPKHR; this is encoded by the coding sequence ATGGATACAAATAATATTTTGTCTTATATAAAATGGCGTGGCGATATTTCCCTTTCTGCACGACCATTTGATGAAGTAGACGCGTTAGTAATTGCCACATTTTCTTATATCCATCTTGATGGAATTGTTTCCGATTCAGACAAAGAGGTATCAATTAAAGAAGTTGCAAAAAAATATTTTAATTCATCAAATCAAAATCTAGATCATTATAAGTATCAGGATTTACTTAAGTTAATGGCTAATTCAGTTCGATTTGGGGATGCTAAATTATCTTATTTCGCAGACGTTCTAACTGACCGAATTCAATTTTCTGCAGTCAAAATTAGTCTCGATAATGATACTAATTATATTTCTTTTAGGGGTACCGATGATTCTTTAGTTGGCTGGAAAGAGGACTTTGAAATTAGTTTTAGAACAACCGGAGCCCAAAAATACGCTTTAAAGTATCTTACTAATATCTTAAAAACCACCAAGCAAGTTTATAGCTTAGCTGGTCACTCTAAAGGTGGAAATCTAGCAGAATACGCGGCGGTTAACTTACCAGACAATCTAAAAGAACAAATTAAAACCATTTATACTTTTGACAGTCCAGGTTTAAGTACTCAAGTCGATGGGGTAACTGATAAGTTAAAGCGCTATGTCCCAGAATTTAGTATTATTGGACGTCTTTTTGAACCAGAAAATATTACTCCAACAATTTTAGTCAGCGATCGACCTAAACTTGCTCAACACGATCCAATGAGCTGGGAGGTAAGTGGTTCTCATTTTATCACCAGAGCCCACCGTAATCCTACTTCTAAAATATACAATCAAATTATCAACCAATGGATTGGCGAAGCAAATCTTCAAGAGCGTGAAGCTTTAACTAATGACCTCTTCAACGCTTTTGCTGCTAGTGGAGCGACCAAAATTACTGAACTTAATAAAAACGGTTTTGGTGGATTCGGTGCAATCCTCTTTTCACTTGCCGATTCATCACGAAGAACTCGGTTTGTGCTTGGCAGTTTATGGGAAACAATTTGGCGTAGTATCAAGGCAACTCACCTAGAAAAATTATTTATAACACCTAATTCCATTATCGGCTGGGTTTTAATTATTTTAGGTATTGTAGATCTTATGACTCCGGATTATGCCTATCGAGCTTTTGGTGTCTTAGTTGCTATCTTTTGTGTTGGCTGGAGTGGCTATCATATTATCGAAGCAGCTAACTCTCATTTGCTTCCTAAGCCGAAACGTTTCTTTATCATTACCTATCTGATTGTCTTTGCTTTAGCTGTTGCAATTATTTCTAACAACCGCTTATTAACCTTCCTAGCTCATTATGTCTTAGGAATCTTTCTAATTGGTTTTGCCTATGTCAGGTTGCGTAATGTTATTGTTAAAAACAAAAAAAACGGTATTTTTAGAAATATCATTGATACACTTGAAAGCTTAATTGCTTTTGCGGCAGGAATTATCGTAATTGTAAATCCTAATTATTTCAGTCGACAAGCAGTAATTATTTTAGGCATTTTGTTAATTGTCTATGGTCTCTTCCAGCTAATAATGGAATTGTTCAAACAAAGGCGATTAAAAATGCCACCTAAACATCGTTAA
- a CDS encoding LysR family transcriptional regulator, whose amino-acid sequence MYTQELNTFITVAELGSFSAASRKLYISKSAITQQINLLEKKIDCVLFDRNSHGVYLTEAGKIFLIQARKIQNIFSETSQIMQNYKNTIIVGTGYLSTTNFLEDYWNKFSKNQFFELKFKEIKDYENIPSDVDLIEAIYASEPMPKQDFLFKKVSTSPLLIGVPPKNKLATKKIISMNDLKDQIILLIKKSIFNKTPEIETYLTKHCKNINIQNYAVYNRAAVNEALLSNQLILVPQSLSDLCKPFVLKEVDWNFNVDIGFFYRTSANKLTHNFINSIS is encoded by the coding sequence ATGTATACTCAAGAATTAAATACTTTTATTACTGTAGCAGAATTAGGAAGTTTTTCAGCTGCATCAAGAAAACTATATATTTCAAAGTCGGCAATCACACAACAAATCAACTTATTAGAAAAAAAGATCGATTGTGTTCTTTTTGACCGTAATTCACACGGTGTCTATTTAACTGAGGCTGGTAAAATATTTTTAATTCAAGCTCGAAAAATACAAAATATTTTTTCAGAAACTAGCCAAATTATGCAGAACTATAAAAATACGATTATAGTTGGAACTGGTTATCTTAGTACAACGAATTTTCTTGAAGATTACTGGAACAAATTCTCTAAAAATCAATTCTTCGAACTTAAATTCAAAGAAATTAAAGATTATGAAAATATTCCCAGCGATGTTGATTTAATAGAAGCGATTTACGCTAGCGAACCTATGCCCAAACAGGATTTTTTATTCAAAAAAGTTTCAACTTCTCCCCTTTTAATAGGAGTTCCACCAAAAAACAAATTGGCTACTAAAAAAATTATAAGTATGAATGATTTAAAGGATCAAATTATTTTACTAATTAAAAAAAGTATTTTTAATAAAACTCCTGAAATAGAAACTTATTTAACTAAACATTGTAAAAACATCAATATTCAAAATTATGCTGTCTACAACAGAGCCGCTGTTAACGAAGCTTTATTAAGCAATCAACTTATTTTAGTTCCTCAATCCCTTTCTGATTTGTGTAAGCCATTTGTTTTGAAAGAAGTTGACTGGAATTTCAATGTTGATATTGGCTTTTTTTATCGTACTAGTGCTAATAAACTTACACATAATTTTATTAACTCTATTTCGTAG
- a CDS encoding FAD-dependent oxidoreductase has translation MEKYDIAVVGAGASGISAALAAAQNGAKVALLEKGNKFGGAGMFGAQGLFAVESEAQKASGEKYSIKDAYEEIINYTHHSSNARMTKKILEKSASTIQWMKDNGLDTELVTNTQEVHQNHPRTYHQFIDKFNGFRRVMDNFIKAGGVLMTETTGNKIIRNENNEVTGLEIINKGKAVTLATKAVILADGGFVGNKDEISKSLAIDPNNLYSMGERKATGDGLRMLREVGGIDDYKRIFENHAATVFSKKNRKWHNNTIFTLTNLPFLWVNSEGKRFTNEDIVYDFALWGDTVYANGGYYYFLIDQKLVDYLKKNALNWTNSFERTFRLLDGKPMTYKVGPFENIEGDLREAINEEAAVKANNLKELAEKINVSPDILTHEVSRYNQLVENGQDTDFYKNNKFMNIKVHEGPFYAVRANSTTLGTVGGGLVTENFEALNAKRNIIPGVYAVGNNASGLFDSSYPTIEGLSNAFAWNSGRIAGEKASEFVKR, from the coding sequence ATGGAGAAATACGATATTGCTGTTGTAGGTGCTGGTGCTTCGGGTATAAGTGCTGCTCTTGCTGCGGCGCAAAATGGTGCAAAAGTAGCCTTGCTTGAAAAGGGAAATAAATTTGGTGGTGCCGGAATGTTTGGCGCACAAGGACTTTTTGCAGTTGAGAGTGAAGCTCAAAAGGCGAGTGGAGAAAAATATAGTATTAAAGATGCATATGAGGAGATTATTAACTATACTCATCATTCTTCAAATGCCAGAATGACTAAAAAAATCTTAGAAAAATCAGCTTCAACCATTCAATGGATGAAAGATAATGGATTAGATACTGAATTAGTAACTAATACGCAAGAGGTTCATCAAAATCATCCGAGAACTTACCATCAATTTATTGATAAGTTTAATGGTTTTAGAAGAGTAATGGATAATTTTATTAAGGCTGGTGGGGTCTTAATGACTGAAACTACTGGTAATAAAATTATTAGAAATGAAAATAATGAAGTAACTGGACTTGAAATAATTAATAAAGGAAAGGCCGTAACTTTAGCAACTAAAGCCGTCATTTTAGCTGATGGTGGTTTTGTCGGAAATAAAGATGAAATTAGTAAAAGCTTAGCAATTGATCCAAATAATTTATATTCAATGGGTGAAAGAAAAGCAACTGGTGACGGATTGCGAATGCTAAGAGAAGTTGGCGGGATAGACGATTATAAGCGTATTTTTGAAAATCATGCCGCTACGGTCTTTTCAAAGAAAAATAGAAAATGGCATAACAATACTATATTTACCTTAACAAATCTTCCATTTTTATGGGTCAATAGCGAGGGTAAAAGATTCACAAATGAGGATATAGTATATGACTTTGCTCTCTGGGGCGATACAGTCTATGCAAATGGTGGCTATTATTATTTCTTGATTGATCAAAAATTAGTTGATTATTTAAAGAAAAATGCCCTGAATTGGACCAATTCATTCGAACGAACTTTTAGACTTTTAGATGGTAAACCAATGACTTATAAGGTTGGACCGTTTGAGAATATTGAAGGAGATTTGCGAGAAGCAATTAATGAAGAGGCTGCTGTTAAGGCAAATAACCTTAAAGAACTTGCTGAAAAAATAAACGTTAGTCCTGATATTTTAACGCATGAGGTAAGTCGATATAATCAATTAGTAGAAAATGGACAAGATACTGATTTTTACAAGAATAATAAGTTCATGAATATAAAAGTCCATGAAGGTCCATTTTATGCTGTTAGAGCTAACTCAACTACTTTAGGAACTGTTGGTGGAGGACTAGTTACTGAGAATTTTGAAGCTTTGAATGCTAAAAGAAATATAATTCCAGGTGTTTATGCTGTTGGAAACAATGCTTCTGGTTTATTTGATTCTTCATATCCTACAATTGAAGGATTAAGTAATGCCTTTGCTTGGAATTCAGGTAGAATTGCTGGTGAAAAGGCTAGTGAATTTGTAAAAAGATAA
- the pyrE gene encoding orotate phosphoribosyltransferase, with protein MHKDQIISQLIKEKIITISPDKSFTYASGMLSPIYTDLRLTVSYPELRDTIASDLANLIAKEFPEATIIGGVATAGIPHAALVAEKLHLPMIYVRPKPKDHGKGRQIEGRFSKNDKIVLIDDLITTGGSVLNAVKATEKDGGQVIGVSSIFTYYLPDAKENFKKANVKYAPLLSYPELLKKENESGHITSEQYDVLKTWHKDPWAWSKQFNN; from the coding sequence ATGCATAAAGATCAAATCATCAGCCAATTAATCAAAGAAAAAATTATTACTATTTCACCCGACAAATCATTTACATACGCTAGTGGAATGCTTTCCCCAATCTATACAGACTTGCGTTTAACTGTTTCCTATCCTGAATTACGCGATACGATTGCCAGTGACTTAGCTAACTTAATCGCAAAAGAATTTCCTGAAGCAACAATCATTGGAGGCGTTGCAACTGCAGGAATTCCACATGCTGCTCTAGTTGCTGAAAAACTGCATCTACCTATGATTTATGTTAGACCTAAGCCAAAAGACCACGGAAAAGGTCGCCAAATTGAGGGACGTTTTTCTAAAAATGACAAAATAGTTTTAATTGATGATTTAATTACTACTGGTGGTTCAGTCCTCAATGCAGTTAAAGCAACAGAAAAAGATGGTGGTCAAGTAATTGGAGTTTCTTCAATCTTCACTTATTACCTACCAGATGCCAAAGAAAACTTTAAAAAAGCAAATGTGAAATATGCACCGCTTCTCTCCTACCCTGAATTGCTTAAAAAAGAAAATGAATCAGGTCATATTACTAGTGAACAATATGATGTCTTAAAGACCTGGCATAAAGATCCCTGGGCTTGGAGCAAGCAATTTAATAATTAA
- the pyrF gene encoding orotidine-5'-phosphate decarboxylase produces the protein MTRPVIVALDLDNEKKLNELLPKLGKAENVFIKIGMELFFNEGPVIVKNLSKQGYQIFLDLKMNDIPNTVYNGAKALAHLGITYTTVHALGGSQMIKAAKDGLIAGTPVGKNVPKLLAVTELTSISDDILHEEQNCNLSMNQQVLSLANTAKKAGADGVICSPLEVNNLRQNVGDDFLYVTPGIRPAGNAKDDQSRIATPAQAKEWGSSAIVVGRPITLASDPEAAYEAIKKEFN, from the coding sequence ATGACAAGACCAGTTATCGTTGCCTTAGATTTAGACAATGAAAAAAAATTAAATGAGCTCTTACCTAAACTTGGTAAAGCAGAAAATGTTTTTATTAAAATCGGAATGGAACTCTTTTTTAATGAAGGACCAGTAATTGTTAAAAATTTGTCTAAGCAAGGTTACCAGATTTTCTTAGACTTAAAAATGAACGATATTCCTAATACCGTCTATAATGGTGCTAAAGCATTGGCTCATTTAGGAATTACTTATACTACCGTTCATGCATTAGGTGGCAGTCAAATGATTAAAGCAGCAAAAGATGGCTTAATTGCTGGCACACCGGTCGGTAAAAACGTCCCTAAGTTACTAGCTGTTACAGAATTAACTTCAATTTCTGATGATATTTTGCATGAAGAACAAAATTGTAATCTATCAATGAATCAGCAAGTTTTAAGTTTAGCTAATACTGCTAAAAAAGCAGGAGCTGATGGAGTAATTTGTTCACCGTTAGAAGTTAATAATTTACGCCAAAATGTTGGCGATGACTTTTTATACGTCACTCCTGGCATTCGCCCAGCAGGAAACGCCAAAGATGATCAATCTAGAATAGCAACGCCAGCTCAAGCAAAAGAATGGGGTTCAAGTGCTATTGTTGTAGGCCGTCCAATTACCCTAGCAAGTGACCCAGAAGCAGCATATGAAGCAATTAAAAAGGAGTTCAACTAA